One region of Ahniella affigens genomic DNA includes:
- a CDS encoding alpha/beta hydrolase family protein: MKELLASLALSCCLPVLAQPPELESLFAKSVMTKARLSPSGSHFAALTTIEGRQTLKMLDLETRTPFFVNGPDNAEIADFEWVSDQRLIFTLSDQIGGESGYFPTGEWLAINADGSKQKYLFGFRGEDSAGTHINKGTASMAGADIVDTLEQDDRYVLLQVYPWGSGDAVREIIRVDVRSGARKKIARMPARRARVLVDSNGEPRISFAPNPDGVSTDVYARTADQPDWSPLKLSALAGSVVQPVAMAPDNRRFYATLTTKSGPDAFVLVDPSADKYELLARHDYADPAYVIATRRTKGEPVAIGFEEATPLLAALTDGPEIQVMAALGGAFKGEHARLIDADREGKRYLVEVYSERREGDYFLYDTATKKAQLVGSARASVKPDTLVASQAISLKSRDGLTLRGYLTAAPRGADAPKPPMVVLVHGGPYDIYDQRHYDPEVQALATRGFAVLQVNFRGSGGFGRAFLEAGSKQWGGTMQDDLTDATRWAIEQGHADPKRICIMGGSYGAYAAMMGAAREPELYRCAVGSFGVYDLAMMFEKGDIDDSEFGINYLKNRLGANKEGLRDLSPVYLADQIKADVMLIAGGADTRAPEAHSKAMRKALEAQGKTVTYFSKPTEGHGFGDIGNQIEMMTQVLDFLEQAIGAGGDASGTH; the protein is encoded by the coding sequence ATGAAAGAATTGTTGGCGTCCCTCGCGCTGTCGTGCTGCTTGCCGGTCCTGGCTCAGCCACCCGAACTGGAGTCCTTGTTTGCCAAATCGGTGATGACCAAGGCGCGGTTGTCGCCCAGCGGCTCGCATTTTGCTGCCCTGACCACCATTGAGGGGCGGCAGACGCTGAAAATGCTCGATCTGGAGACGCGAACGCCGTTTTTCGTCAACGGCCCGGATAACGCCGAAATCGCCGATTTCGAATGGGTCAGTGACCAGCGTCTGATATTCACGCTGTCTGATCAAATCGGTGGCGAGAGTGGCTATTTCCCGACTGGCGAATGGCTGGCCATCAACGCCGATGGCAGCAAGCAGAAGTACTTGTTCGGTTTTCGCGGCGAGGATAGCGCCGGCACGCATATCAACAAAGGGACTGCCAGCATGGCCGGTGCCGACATAGTCGACACCTTGGAACAGGACGACCGCTATGTGCTGTTGCAGGTCTACCCATGGGGGTCTGGCGATGCGGTACGCGAGATCATCCGCGTGGACGTGCGCTCGGGCGCGCGCAAGAAGATTGCCCGCATGCCGGCACGCCGTGCCCGGGTATTGGTTGATTCGAACGGCGAACCGCGCATCAGTTTTGCGCCGAACCCGGATGGCGTTTCGACCGACGTGTATGCGCGCACGGCCGACCAGCCAGATTGGTCGCCGCTCAAGCTGAGCGCGCTGGCGGGCAGCGTCGTCCAACCCGTTGCCATGGCACCCGACAACCGGCGGTTTTATGCGACGCTGACGACGAAATCTGGCCCGGATGCATTTGTGCTGGTAGATCCGAGTGCAGACAAGTATGAGCTCCTGGCGCGGCACGACTACGCCGATCCAGCTTACGTGATCGCGACCCGCCGGACGAAAGGCGAGCCCGTGGCGATTGGCTTCGAAGAGGCGACGCCGCTGCTGGCGGCATTGACCGACGGTCCTGAAATTCAGGTTATGGCGGCACTCGGCGGCGCATTCAAAGGCGAACACGCGCGGCTGATCGATGCGGATCGGGAGGGCAAGCGATACTTGGTCGAGGTTTACAGCGAGCGCCGGGAAGGCGACTACTTCCTGTACGACACCGCCACAAAGAAGGCGCAGCTTGTTGGTAGTGCGCGCGCGTCGGTCAAGCCGGACACGCTGGTCGCGAGCCAAGCGATCAGTCTGAAGAGTCGGGATGGGCTAACGCTGCGCGGCTACCTCACGGCCGCCCCGCGCGGAGCCGATGCCCCTAAGCCGCCGATGGTCGTGCTGGTGCATGGCGGCCCTTATGACATCTACGATCAGCGCCACTATGACCCTGAAGTGCAAGCGCTGGCCACGCGCGGCTTTGCGGTGCTGCAGGTGAATTTTCGCGGTAGTGGCGGCTTTGGTCGGGCGTTTCTGGAGGCCGGTTCCAAGCAATGGGGCGGCACGATGCAGGACGACCTGACGGATGCAACGCGTTGGGCGATTGAACAGGGTCATGCCGATCCAAAGCGGATCTGCATCATGGGCGGCAGCTATGGTGCTTACGCCGCCATGATGGGCGCCGCGCGCGAGCCCGAGTTGTATCGCTGTGCCGTTGGCTCGTTTGGTGTTTACGATCTGGCGATGATGTTTGAGAAAGGCGACATTGACGACAGCGAATTCGGGATCAACTACCTGAAGAATCGTCTTGGAGCAAACAAGGAGGGCCTTCGCGATCTGTCGCCGGTGTACCTCGCCGACCAGATCAAGGCGGATGTGATGCTGATTGCCGGTGGCGCCGATACGCGTGCCCCGGAGGCGCACAGCAAAGCAATGCGCAAGGCGCTTGAAGCCCAAGGCAAAACAGTGACGTACTTCAGCAAACCCACAGAGGGGCACGGGTTTGGTGATATCGGCAACCAGATCGAGATGATGACCCAGGTGCTCGACTTCCTGGAGCAGGCCATTGGTGCGGGCGGGGACGCATCCGGCACGCATTGA
- a CDS encoding class II fumarate hydratase, giving the protein MNTRIEHDSFGPMVLPAEALYGASTQRAVQNFPVSGRPMPAGFIQALAAIKSACARANAEFGYLPQDMALAIASAAAEIRAGGHLAHFPIDVFQTGSGTSSNMNANEVIATLASQRLGRKVHPNDHVNFGQSSNDVVPTAIQVAAAEAVSDQLIPALLHLKSLLHQRAAEHLDTVKTGRTHLMDAMPITLGQELLGWCAQVRSNIERLADSARRVARLPLGGTAVGTGINADARLGPRVAELLAAESTVPFESADNYFEGISAKDECVELSGQLNTLACSLMKICNDLRWMNSGPLAGLGEIALPALQPGSSIMPGKVNPVIPEAVCMVAAQVMGLHMAITVAGQSGNFQLNVMLPLIADNLLQSIDLLSKATMLLADRVIAGFTVNVTRLNDTLAKNPILITALNAQIGYERGAEIAKRAYREGRSVLDVAAEMTSLSREELAELLSPAALTRGGGAGPGGG; this is encoded by the coding sequence ATGAACACGCGAATCGAACACGATAGTTTTGGCCCCATGGTGCTGCCAGCTGAGGCGCTCTATGGCGCATCCACTCAGCGCGCGGTGCAGAATTTCCCCGTCTCGGGCCGGCCGATGCCGGCCGGCTTTATCCAGGCTCTGGCCGCGATCAAGTCTGCCTGCGCGCGCGCCAATGCCGAGTTTGGGTATCTGCCCCAAGACATGGCACTCGCTATTGCGAGTGCAGCCGCCGAAATTCGCGCCGGCGGCCATTTGGCGCATTTCCCGATCGACGTGTTTCAGACTGGCTCGGGCACCAGCAGCAACATGAACGCAAACGAAGTCATCGCGACCTTGGCCAGCCAGCGGCTCGGGCGCAAAGTGCACCCCAATGATCATGTGAACTTCGGCCAGAGCTCGAACGACGTCGTCCCAACCGCGATTCAAGTCGCAGCCGCCGAGGCGGTGTCCGACCAATTGATTCCGGCATTGCTGCACCTGAAATCACTGTTGCACCAGCGGGCCGCCGAGCACTTGGACACGGTCAAGACCGGGCGCACCCATTTGATGGACGCCATGCCCATTACCCTGGGTCAGGAACTGCTCGGTTGGTGCGCGCAGGTCCGCAGCAATATCGAGCGCCTCGCCGACAGCGCGCGCCGGGTCGCGCGCCTGCCGCTGGGCGGCACGGCGGTGGGTACGGGTATCAATGCAGATGCGCGACTCGGTCCGCGAGTCGCCGAATTGCTCGCAGCAGAAAGCACGGTGCCATTTGAGAGTGCGGATAACTATTTTGAAGGAATTTCGGCAAAGGATGAGTGCGTCGAACTCTCGGGCCAATTGAACACGCTCGCGTGCAGCCTGATGAAGATCTGCAACGATTTGCGCTGGATGAATTCCGGCCCGCTGGCGGGACTTGGAGAAATCGCCCTGCCAGCGCTGCAGCCCGGCTCGTCAATCATGCCAGGCAAGGTCAACCCGGTCATTCCGGAAGCGGTCTGCATGGTCGCCGCGCAGGTGATGGGACTGCATATGGCCATTACCGTGGCGGGGCAATCGGGCAATTTTCAACTGAACGTCATGCTGCCCCTGATCGCCGACAATCTGCTGCAGAGCATCGACCTGTTGAGCAAAGCGACCATGCTGCTCGCCGATCGCGTCATTGCCGGGTTTACCGTCAATGTCACGCGCCTGAATGACACGCTGGCGAAAAACCCGATTCTGATCACGGCACTGAACGCCCAGATTGGTTACGAACGCGGTGCCGAGATCGCCAAGCGCGCCTATCGCGAGGGGCGGTCCGTATTGGACGTGGCCGCTGAGATGACCAGCCTGAGTCGCGAGGAATTGGCCGAATTGCTATCGCCCGCCGCACTCACGCGTGGCGGCGGGGCGGGCCCGGGTGGTGGTTGA
- a CDS encoding YciI family protein has translation MWYAIVGEDRENSLADRLAARPAHVARLNALKDEGRLLLAGPFPAIDSDDPGPAGFTGSLIVAEFASLADAEAWAAADPYVAAGVYASVRVRPFRKVLP, from the coding sequence ATGTGGTATGCCATTGTCGGCGAAGATCGCGAGAACAGTCTGGCTGATCGCCTCGCAGCCCGTCCGGCCCATGTGGCCCGGTTGAATGCATTGAAGGACGAGGGGCGCTTGCTGCTTGCGGGGCCGTTTCCGGCGATCGACAGCGACGACCCGGGTCCTGCCGGATTTACCGGGAGCCTGATCGTGGCCGAGTTTGCCAGTCTGGCGGACGCGGAGGCTTGGGCCGCGGCGGATCCGTATGTCGCGGCCGGGGTGTATGCATCGGTTCGTGTGCGCCCATTTCGAAAGGTGCTGCCATGA
- a CDS encoding BolA family protein, which yields MNDERLAAMRERLESALAPEFLDIIDDSHKHVGHAGARDGRGHFTVRIRAKALAGQAMLAQHRAIYAALGTMMETDIHALAIKVLGPEA from the coding sequence ATGAACGACGAGCGCCTTGCCGCCATGCGCGAGCGCCTGGAATCGGCGCTGGCTCCCGAGTTCCTCGACATTATTGATGACAGTCACAAGCATGTGGGCCATGCCGGTGCCCGCGATGGCCGGGGCCATTTCACGGTCCGGATTCGCGCCAAGGCCTTGGCGGGTCAAGCCATGCTGGCGCAACACCGCGCCATCTATGCGGCGCTCGGCACGATGATGGAGACCGATATCCACGCGCTGGCGATCAAGGTGCTCGGGCCCGAGGCCTGA
- a CDS encoding segregation and condensation protein A encodes MSEELDAAPSAPVLKTPPVQTEMPLAMVRGEPVLTMPQDLYIPPDALEVILEAFEGPLDLLLYLIRRQNLEILDIPIAEITRQYMEYIELMKDIKLELAADYLVMAAILCEIKSRLLLPRPVNEVGEEEDPRADLVRRLQEYERFKKAAEDIDRLPREGRDFYRVDAHVVERNTISVPPPVEMRELLLALKDVMKRAELFGRHNIKREALSVRARMSEVLTRVSDGEFIEFTQLFTVEEGRLGVVVTFLAILELAKENLLEITQNESMAPIYVRAKTSEAPIQETAALPSVVEPET; translated from the coding sequence ATGTCCGAAGAGCTAGACGCGGCCCCTTCAGCCCCTGTGTTGAAAACGCCGCCAGTGCAAACTGAAATGCCCTTGGCGATGGTGCGGGGTGAGCCGGTGCTCACCATGCCGCAGGACCTCTACATTCCGCCGGATGCCCTGGAAGTCATCCTGGAGGCATTTGAAGGCCCGCTCGACTTGCTGTTGTACCTGATCCGCCGGCAGAACCTGGAAATCCTCGACATTCCGATCGCCGAAATCACCCGGCAGTACATGGAATACATCGAGCTGATGAAGGACATCAAACTCGAACTCGCCGCCGACTACCTCGTGATGGCCGCAATTCTGTGCGAAATCAAGTCGCGGCTCCTGCTGCCCCGGCCGGTCAACGAGGTTGGTGAAGAGGAAGACCCGCGCGCCGACTTGGTGCGCCGCCTGCAGGAATACGAGCGGTTCAAGAAAGCTGCCGAAGATATCGACCGGCTGCCGCGCGAGGGCCGAGACTTCTACCGAGTCGATGCCCATGTCGTCGAGCGCAACACCATTTCGGTGCCGCCACCGGTCGAAATGCGCGAGTTGTTGCTTGCCCTGAAAGACGTGATGAAGCGGGCCGAGTTGTTCGGCCGCCACAACATCAAGCGCGAGGCGCTTTCGGTGCGCGCGCGCATGAGCGAAGTCCTGACGCGCGTCAGCGACGGTGAGTTCATCGAGTTCACCCAACTGTTTACGGTGGAAGAGGGCAGGCTCGGCGTGGTGGTGACCTTTCTGGCCATTCTCGAATTGGCCAAGGAAAACCTGCTCGAAATCACCCAGAACGAATCGATGGCGCCCATCTACGTGCGCGCCAAAACCAGTGAAGCCCCGATTCAGGAAACGGCCGCGCTACCAAGCGTGGTGGAGCCCGAAACATGA